CCCGTTACATTGAATGTCGAAAAGCGGGTATGACCTTTGAAGATTCTATTGAAAAGCTGGTCTGCCAAACCGGTAAAGCCCTGGCCACCACGGCGGTTACGACGTCTGCTGCGTTCTTTTCTTTAACTCTAATGGATTTCAAAGGGTTCTCTGACTTAGGTTTTATAGCAGGCGTAGGCATGTTATTCGCCCTGGTGGCAATGGTGGTGGTTCTGCCCGCGTTTATTACGCTATTTGAAAAATTGAACTTATTAAGAATAAAACCAGTAGCCGGTAAGAATCAAAACTTTAACCGTCGAGAATTTCAATTCTCAAGGCCAATCTTGATGATTTCAGGTCTCATTACTTTATTTGCTATCTACAGCTTTACCCAGGTTAGCTTTGAATACGATTTTACCGAGCTTCGAGTCGTCACCAAGGATCGCAAAATTATTACTGAGAAAACAAGAGGGGTGTTTAAGCTTTCTGAATCTCCCGCCGTTGTGCTTGCCGATTCAAAAGAAGAAGTGAATGAAATTGTAGATGCTGTTAGAGCAATTATAAAGGGCGATACGCTTTCACCCACCGTTAAGACCGTTAGATCTGTTTTTTCCCTCGTTCCTCAGGATCAACGACAAAAACTAGATAAAATAACCGAGATTCGCACTCTTATTGAAAACGAAGCAGAGGATGTGGTGACCGGTGAAGATAAAGAGCGCTTAGACAAATTAAGGCAATACCTGGAGGTGCGTGAGCCATTTTCATGGGAGGATTTGCCTGAAAAGGACCGGCGCCAGTTCGTCAACAAGAAAGGCGAGGTTGGCAATTTTATTTTTATTTACCCCAGTGTTGCCCTGAGGAACGGTAAGAACGCAATTGAATTTCGCAATGATATTGGAAAATTTACTACTCCCAAAGGGAAAACCGTCCATGCATCTAGTTCCAACATTGTTCTTGCGGATATGCTTACCATTATGATTCGCGAAGGAAGGTTGGCCGCAATTCTGGCATTCTGCGTGGTCTTTCTGCTCGTCTTTCTGGATTTTCGAAATCTCAAGGCAGTTTTGTTTGTTTTAATGCCACTAGCTATAGGTATCCTCTGGATGGGGGTGGTTATGTTTCTTTTTGGTATGAAATTTAACTTGTTCAACATTGTGGTCTTGCCCACGGTTATTGGCATTGGTGTCGATAATGGTGTTCATATTTATCATCGATACAAAGAAGAGGGGCCGGGTTCCCTGTCTCATGTTTTAAGAAATACAGGTTCGGCGATTTCTATGACCACTTTGACAACCATAGTCGGTTATTCCGGACTGATATTAGCACGCCATCCGGGACTTAATTCGATCGGTGATTTGGCTATTATTGGCATAAGCGCCACTTATCTGACGGCTATGGTCGTTCTGCCAGCACTTTTGCAGTTTTTTGAAAAAAGACTACCTGCTTCCTCGAATTAATCAGGAACATTGGGTTGAATCTTCGAGTAATACTAAATGATTTTGAGATTACCTGACTCTGGCTGGCATAATAGAATGGTCTTGATTCATTAGTATCTAAAATGATTCCAAATTAAAGTTACTGAGAAAGGTAGAGCAATTTGAGAAAAACTTTAAGCAAATATGTTATATTAATCCTGACTTCTTTGTTGTTTACTGCGAGTGGCGGCCAGACTTTCGAGAATAGTGATAAGAATGACCCTCAAAAAACAGTCGAGTCTTTTTATGAGCAGTGGACTTCTCTAGAGAATTCTCATTCCTCTAAGGAAAAAGAAGAGAAACAATTGGAAATAGTTAATCAACTTTTCAACCTTTCAAGATTAGCTCCACAAATTGTACAAAAACGCTGGGCTAAATTAAGTTCATTTGAACAAACCTCCTTCCTGAATGCACTCCGCGAATCTATTAAAAATAAGCTCAACCAAGAACTCCGGTCTTCCAACGCAAATACTGAAGAATTTGAATTTAAAGAAAAAGAGATCAAAGAAAACTTCGCAACACTTCGCTATAATGTGAATAAAAAAAATAAAGCGATTGAACTGGTCTTGTATTTGTTAAAGGATGAAGAGGGAGACTGGAAAATCACTAATACGAAGTTTGGTAAAAATAGTTTGCTTCGTTATTATTATGGTTATTGCGATAAATTACTTAAGAAATATTCGATGCCATATTTGATTGGAGAGCTAGGTGAATATGGATATGTTGAATTGGAAAATTTCGAAGCAAGTGATGTAGACAAATTGCCAAAACGATGGAATTGGAAAGATAAAGACAATAAAAAAAATAAACCGTATTATGTAAAGGAAGAAAATGGGAATAAATATTTGGCAGCAAGAGATCAGGGGGAGTCGGTCATTATTGGTAAAGATATCAAATGGAATTTAAAAAAATATCCCTATGTTTCTTTTCGTTGGCGGGTACACGAAATTCCTGAGGGTGCAGATGAGCGATTTAATAAGAAGATTGATAGTGCCGCCGGCGTTTATTTTGTTTTTAAAAAGAAGCTCGGATTTATACCTGAATCGGTTAAGTATGTTTGGAGTTCAACATTACCAGTGGGCTCGGCAATGAGAAGAAGCGGAATTGGCAAACCCTGGATGGTGGTTGCAGAGTCCGGAAAAGAGCACCTCGGTGAATGGCGAACATACGTATTCAATGCATACGAGGCCTATAGAAAGACGTTTGGTGGCAAGCCTCCTGATACCCCGGTCGGGGTCGGAATTCTATCTGACGCAAATTCGATGCGGAAGGTCAATCCGGATGCCGTTGCCTATGCCGATTATGACGACATAAGAGCTCTCAAGCATGCTGATGCTGATTCAGGAGTTAAAGTGCGTTTAAAGGCGGAGTAACGAAAGGGGCCGAATGGTTATAAAGTGCACCGCAATATTTTTGCTAATTCTTTTTTGCTCTTTGAAAATTCTAATTGGCCAGGAAAGTGAAAAGCTGGTCTTGAGCTTGAAAAAATGCGAAGAGCTGGCTTTTAAAAATAATCAAAAAATTCAGGATGCCCAACTGAGTTTAAAAGTCTCAGAAGCCAGGCGAATTCAAGCTTCCCACGCAAAGATTCTTCCGAAGTTTCAGGTGAGAAATGTTTGGGGACCGAGCCCCATAGCTG
The candidate division KSB1 bacterium genome window above contains:
- a CDS encoding MMPL family transporter, producing MLRFSEKYHLVYRYYIPILIVALFTSAIGGYFASKLPLQSDLAELLPDSFESVKALNRIKDEVGGVSHLRIALESKNFELAKAFAHDLAAKLQESPFVKNVDYKNDVAFYKTNALLFLEMDELDSLHTIVQNKIDAEKQKLNPLFVDDLFGDEEDNEAESDLMIWEEKYQDKEPKEYYTNDDSTILVLKVFPSGTNASISFVKKMLNEVKQIVESTDPKKFDPDMQVLYAGSFKNRLDQYEVIRKDIFGTAYFGFGGVFLLLVLYFRRLTVAFLITISLLFSLAWTFGVTYWVIGSLNTITGFLFVILFGLGIDYGIHACARYIECRKAGMTFEDSIEKLVCQTGKALATTAVTTSAAFFSLTLMDFKGFSDLGFIAGVGMLFALVAMVVVLPAFITLFEKLNLLRIKPVAGKNQNFNRREFQFSRPILMISGLITLFAIYSFTQVSFEYDFTELRVVTKDRKIITEKTRGVFKLSESPAVVLADSKEEVNEIVDAVRAIIKGDTLSPTVKTVRSVFSLVPQDQRQKLDKITEIRTLIENEAEDVVTGEDKERLDKLRQYLEVREPFSWEDLPEKDRRQFVNKKGEVGNFIFIYPSVALRNGKNAIEFRNDIGKFTTPKGKTVHASSSNIVLADMLTIMIREGRLAAILAFCVVFLLVFLDFRNLKAVLFVLMPLAIGILWMGVVMFLFGMKFNLFNIVVLPTVIGIGVDNGVHIYHRYKEEGPGSLSHVLRNTGSAISMTTLTTIVGYSGLILARHPGLNSIGDLAIIGISATYLTAMVVLPALLQFFEKRLPASSN
- a CDS encoding DUF3047 domain-containing protein, which encodes MRKTLSKYVILILTSLLFTASGGQTFENSDKNDPQKTVESFYEQWTSLENSHSSKEKEEKQLEIVNQLFNLSRLAPQIVQKRWAKLSSFEQTSFLNALRESIKNKLNQELRSSNANTEEFEFKEKEIKENFATLRYNVNKKNKAIELVLYLLKDEEGDWKITNTKFGKNSLLRYYYGYCDKLLKKYSMPYLIGELGEYGYVELENFEASDVDKLPKRWNWKDKDNKKNKPYYVKEENGNKYLAARDQGESVIIGKDIKWNLKKYPYVSFRWRVHEIPEGADERFNKKIDSAAGVYFVFKKKLGFIPESVKYVWSSTLPVGSAMRRSGIGKPWMVVAESGKEHLGEWRTYVFNAYEAYRKTFGGKPPDTPVGVGILSDANSMRKVNPDAVAYADYDDIRALKHADADSGVKVRLKAE